One window of Nocardia nova SH22a genomic DNA carries:
- a CDS encoding HAD family hydrolase — translation MLDLDNTLIDRDEMFRRAARQFLARHNLPAIDLDWIVRLDDSGYTPRDDVAASLLARYGRSAPRPAAGVDALVTGGGSEYAAIAPATARALRDLRTAGHRTVVVTNGTVAQQTDKMIGAGLDVLVDGWVISEAVGAKKPDPAIFHAAAELADTGFAGAWIVGDRDDSDILGAHRLGLNSVWLRRGQVWKRKDFCPTRQADSVSEAVETILSVR, via the coding sequence ATGCTCGATCTCGACAACACGCTGATAGACCGCGACGAGATGTTTCGCCGCGCAGCCCGGCAATTTCTGGCGCGGCACAACCTTCCGGCAATCGACCTGGATTGGATTGTCCGCCTCGATGATTCGGGGTATACCCCGCGCGATGACGTCGCGGCGTCGCTACTCGCCCGGTACGGCCGTAGTGCTCCTCGGCCCGCCGCCGGTGTCGATGCGCTCGTCACTGGCGGCGGCTCGGAGTACGCGGCCATTGCTCCTGCGACGGCGCGGGCTTTGCGGGACCTCCGTACCGCAGGTCATCGCACCGTTGTCGTCACCAATGGCACTGTGGCACAGCAAACCGACAAGATGATCGGAGCGGGTCTCGATGTTCTCGTCGACGGCTGGGTGATCAGCGAGGCTGTCGGTGCGAAGAAGCCGGATCCGGCCATATTCCACGCCGCCGCGGAGCTTGCCGATACCGGCTTTGCCGGGGCCTGGATAGTCGGCGACCGCGACGACTCCGACATTCTCGGCGCACACCGGCTCGGACTGAACAGTGTGTGGTTGCGGCGCGGGCAGGTGTGGAAGCGAAAAGACTTCTGCCCCACCCGACAGGCGGACTCGGTATCCGAAGCCGTCGAGACGATCCTCTCTGTGAGATGA
- a CDS encoding TetR/AcrR family transcriptional regulator gives MEPFVPTRPERVDARRNYERVLVAAREVFARDGVDASLNDIARRAGVGAATLYRHFPTREALLEALLAERYTSLATLAHELIDSPSPAQAVTEWLTAFMAHVSTYRGLAVPVKTALDDENSALYSACHAMRAAWSDLLAHAQRSRALRADTDATDMLRLANAIAWATEDLPDNTHQAQRLLNHTLEGFGPSPAT, from the coding sequence GCCGACCCGCCCTGAACGCGTCGACGCGCGCCGCAACTACGAGAGGGTTCTCGTCGCCGCCCGGGAGGTGTTCGCCCGCGATGGCGTCGATGCCTCGCTCAACGACATCGCGCGCCGCGCGGGTGTCGGAGCGGCCACGCTCTACCGACACTTCCCGACCCGGGAAGCGCTGCTCGAGGCCCTACTCGCCGAGCGCTACACCAGCCTCGCCACCCTCGCGCACGAACTGATCGACTCCCCCTCGCCCGCGCAAGCGGTAACCGAATGGCTGACCGCGTTCATGGCGCACGTCAGCACCTACCGGGGGCTGGCCGTTCCGGTGAAAACTGCACTGGATGACGAGAACTCGGCGCTGTACTCCGCCTGCCACGCCATGCGCGCCGCGTGGAGTGACCTGCTGGCGCACGCGCAGCGCAGCCGAGCCTTGCGCGCCGATACGGACGCCACCGACATGCTTCGACTCGCCAATGCCATCGCCTGGGCCACCGAAGACTTGCCAGACAACACCCACCAGGCCCAACGACTTCTCAACCACACCCTCGAGGGGTTCGGGCCGTCCCCGGCAACCTGA
- a CDS encoding GFA family protein, whose product MNGGCLCGNIRFSATGDPDFPHLCSCEHCQRLSGAPVMSWVSFPEEGFVWTGPGGEPVWFETFPQICRGFCPKCGSSVASKGDEAGLVGVTIMALDDHAELVPVKQSFACNAVRWLAPLR is encoded by the coding sequence ATGAACGGCGGCTGTCTGTGCGGCAATATCCGGTTCTCCGCGACCGGCGATCCCGACTTTCCTCATCTGTGCTCATGCGAGCACTGCCAGCGGCTTTCGGGCGCCCCGGTGATGTCGTGGGTGTCTTTCCCGGAAGAAGGGTTCGTGTGGACCGGGCCGGGCGGGGAACCTGTTTGGTTCGAGACCTTTCCGCAGATCTGCCGGGGGTTCTGCCCGAAGTGCGGTTCGTCGGTCGCGTCCAAGGGTGACGAAGCGGGTCTGGTCGGGGTCACGATAATGGCGTTGGACGATCACGCCGAGCTCGTGCCGGTGAAGCAGAGCTTCGCCTGCAACGCTGTCCGGTGGCTGGCCCCGCTGCGATGA